The proteins below are encoded in one region of Pseudoduganella armeniaca:
- a CDS encoding toxin-activating lysine-acyltransferase gives MTMYRLDEWAAALDPTVDAADLAAARAGFALMCLAPVAPSFRELAERSLALAAQGRSEVLFDRFGRVAAYVSFAYLDAQAERQLLRHGVTASVVTAACSGERLWILDFAAFDGGVRAVLGMLQARLFEQARYAGYFRYKHGRRIGKMVSRAELRAHCPAATVALTAAQAQAAFRNYAHGSHASLRQAILLGRCMALACAGGQFDGLTALQAKQRLWTPLSLNQYQLYHDAERVPTGLVTWALLDGAALARRIAEPLHELAPEAWNAGTVRCIGDILGSAAHARAIAADHPGLLRYDVTAFAPAGVVA, from the coding sequence ATGACTATGTATCGCCTTGACGAATGGGCCGCTGCCCTCGATCCGACGGTGGACGCGGCCGACCTGGCTGCGGCCCGCGCCGGTTTCGCCCTGATGTGCCTGGCGCCCGTGGCCCCATCGTTCCGCGAGCTGGCCGAGCGCAGCCTGGCACTGGCGGCGCAGGGGCGCAGCGAGGTGCTGTTCGATCGGTTCGGCCGTGTGGCCGCCTATGTGTCGTTCGCGTATCTCGACGCCCAGGCGGAACGGCAGCTGCTGCGCCATGGCGTGACGGCCTCGGTGGTGACGGCGGCGTGCAGCGGCGAGCGTTTATGGATCCTGGATTTCGCCGCGTTCGACGGCGGTGTGCGCGCCGTGCTCGGGATGCTGCAGGCCCGGTTGTTCGAGCAGGCCCGGTACGCCGGCTATTTTCGTTACAAGCATGGCCGCCGCATCGGCAAGATGGTGTCGCGTGCGGAACTGCGCGCCCACTGTCCCGCTGCCACGGTTGCGCTCACGGCCGCCCAGGCCCAGGCCGCGTTCCGCAACTACGCGCACGGGTCGCACGCTTCGCTGCGGCAAGCCATTTTGCTGGGCCGTTGCATGGCGCTGGCCTGCGCCGGCGGCCAGTTCGACGGACTCACGGCGCTGCAGGCCAAGCAGCGCCTTTGGACGCCGTTGTCGCTCAACCAGTACCAGCTCTACCATGACGCCGAACGTGTGCCGACCGGGCTCGTTACCTGGGCGCTGCTGGACGGCGCGGCGCTGGCGCGCCGCATTGCCGAGCCGTTGCACGAGCTGGCGCCGGAAGCGTGGAACGCAGGGACGGTGCGTTGTATCGGCGACATTCTGGGAAGCGCCGCGCACGCGCGGGCGATCGCGGCCGATCATCCCGGCCTGTTGCGTTACGACGTCACCGCGTTCGCACCCGCAGGGGTGGTGGCATGA
- a CDS encoding DUF445 domain-containing protein: MPHKNPLPRLKRIRRIATALLAAMAIIFVAARLLQVDYPWLGFVAAFAEAAMVGGLADWFAVTALFRHPLGLPIPHTAIIPRNKDRIGVNIAEFLEHNFITHEVLQDELRDVDFAGVSARWLADDANSRAVAERLVGTIPAIVNMIDDRDAAEFFRGALGSSLKDVRLAPILGQVLTVLVAGRQHVRLLQRVLGLVGHALEENRGYIRQKVHDHSPSWMPRMVDEKFFERLMNGIQSILDDMADEQGEWRARFHTAIEELIDDLQHSPEYEEKLRTLLANGLHHPLFREYVANVWTDIRARLQTAGTSPDSRLLARAQDALQVFAAALQENPAIRTKLNDWLRGFAITAIVERRSLIVAVVQRVIDKWDAETISQKLEQQVGSDLQFIRINGTLVGGVVGLVLYVASLALHS, encoded by the coding sequence GTGCCGCACAAGAATCCGTTGCCGCGCCTGAAACGCATCCGCCGCATCGCCACGGCCCTGCTGGCCGCGATGGCCATCATCTTCGTTGCCGCCCGCCTGCTGCAAGTCGATTATCCGTGGCTGGGCTTTGTCGCCGCGTTTGCCGAGGCGGCGATGGTGGGCGGGCTGGCGGACTGGTTTGCCGTGACGGCGCTGTTCCGCCATCCGCTGGGCCTGCCGATCCCGCACACGGCCATCATTCCGCGCAATAAGGACCGCATCGGCGTCAATATCGCCGAATTCCTGGAACACAATTTCATTACCCATGAAGTGCTGCAGGACGAGCTGCGCGACGTCGACTTTGCCGGCGTCAGCGCGCGCTGGCTGGCGGACGACGCCAACAGCCGCGCCGTGGCCGAACGCCTGGTGGGCACGATTCCAGCCATCGTCAACATGATCGACGATCGCGACGCCGCCGAATTCTTCCGCGGCGCGCTGGGGTCCAGCCTGAAGGACGTGCGGCTGGCGCCGATCCTGGGCCAGGTGCTGACGGTACTGGTGGCGGGCCGCCAGCACGTGCGCCTGCTGCAGCGGGTGCTGGGGCTGGTCGGGCACGCGCTGGAGGAAAACCGCGGCTACATCCGCCAGAAAGTGCACGACCACAGCCCCAGCTGGATGCCGCGCATGGTCGACGAAAAATTCTTCGAGCGCCTGATGAACGGCATCCAGAGCATCCTGGACGACATGGCGGACGAACAGGGCGAATGGCGCGCGCGCTTCCACACGGCCATCGAGGAGCTGATCGACGACCTGCAGCACTCGCCGGAATACGAGGAAAAGCTGCGCACGCTGCTGGCCAACGGCCTGCACCATCCGCTGTTCCGCGAATACGTGGCCAACGTCTGGACCGATATCCGGGCGCGCCTGCAAACGGCCGGCACGTCGCCCGACTCGCGCCTGCTGGCACGCGCCCAGGACGCCCTGCAGGTGTTCGCCGCGGCATTGCAGGAGAACCCCGCCATCCGCACCAAGCTGAACGACTGGCTGCGCGGCTTCGCGATCACGGCGATCGTCGAACGGCGCAGCCTGATCGTCGCCGTCGTCCAGCGCGTCATCGACAAGTGGGATGCCGAGACGATTTCGCAAAAGCTGGAGCAGCAGGTCGGCAGCGACCTGCAGTTCATCCGCATCAATGGCACGCTGGTGGGGGGCGTCGTGGGGCTGGTGCTGTACGTCGCTTCACTGGCGCTGCATAGCTAG
- a CDS encoding TetR/AcrR family transcriptional regulator, which yields MQSDTKPRWERRKDARPQELLAAALDLFVDRGYAATRLEDVARRAGVSKGTLYLYFENKEELFKAVVRENIVDVIGKAESDIAAASGASCSELLRTMLHKWWSEVGSTRASGLAKLIMAEAGNFPEIAAFYNDEVIERGNGLIASIVRRGVESGEFAPVDADVMTRVLTAPVLMLMLWSHSFFPCDTGGMDPEAYMAAFLGLVERGIRAPAPVAPT from the coding sequence ATGCAATCCGACACCAAGCCACGCTGGGAGCGTCGCAAGGACGCCCGGCCGCAGGAACTGCTGGCCGCCGCGCTGGACCTGTTCGTCGATCGTGGCTACGCCGCCACCCGCCTGGAAGACGTGGCGCGCCGCGCCGGCGTGTCGAAAGGCACGCTGTATCTCTACTTCGAAAACAAGGAAGAGCTGTTCAAGGCCGTCGTGCGTGAAAACATCGTCGACGTCATCGGCAAGGCCGAGAGCGACATCGCCGCCGCCAGCGGCGCCAGCTGCAGCGAGCTGCTGCGCACCATGTTGCACAAGTGGTGGAGCGAAGTGGGCTCCACCCGTGCTTCCGGCCTGGCCAAGCTGATCATGGCGGAAGCGGGCAATTTCCCCGAAATCGCCGCGTTTTATAACGACGAAGTCATCGAGCGCGGCAATGGCCTGATCGCCTCCATCGTGCGGCGCGGGGTGGAGAGCGGCGAATTCGCGCCTGTCGATGCGGACGTGATGACGCGGGTGCTGACCGCCCCCGTGCTGATGCTGATGCTGTGGTCGCACAGCTTCTTCCCCTGCGACACGGGCGGCATGGACCCGGAGGCGTACATGGCCGCTTTCCTGGGCCTGGTCGAGCGCGGTATCCGCGCTCCGGCTCCGGTCGCTCCAACTTGA
- a CDS encoding rhodanese-like domain-containing protein, with translation MQHLTAPDLAAWLADQDRPRPFLLDVREPWEYETCHIEGANLMPMQTIPARIDDLDEDAEIVCICHHGARSLQVAAFLERHGFGKVSNLTGGIHAWALQVDPSLPKY, from the coding sequence ATGCAGCATCTGACCGCCCCCGACCTGGCTGCATGGCTGGCCGACCAGGACCGTCCGCGCCCGTTCCTGCTGGACGTGCGCGAACCGTGGGAATACGAGACCTGCCATATCGAAGGCGCCAACCTGATGCCGATGCAGACCATCCCGGCCCGCATCGACGACCTGGACGAGGATGCCGAGATCGTCTGCATCTGCCACCACGGCGCGCGCAGCCTGCAGGTGGCGGCGTTCCTGGAACGGCATGGCTTCGGCAAGGTCAGCAACCTGACGGGCGGCATCCACGCGTGGGCGCTGCAGGTCGATCCCAGCCTGCCCAAATATTAA
- a CDS encoding TolC family outer membrane protein, whose product MQRPLIAVLIASAFMLNAKAAQAADLIQVYQQALANDATYASARNSLTAGQERITQGRSLLLPQIGLSGSHVKNNGEFSPVNEGATTIVDGAPVVVGGRNADNSQNTYQLQLTQPLFRWANWQQYQQSKLAQAQAEAQFAQAQQDLIVRVAQAYFDVLTAQDNLASIQAQKSATTEQLASAKRNFEVGTQTITDTHEAQAAYDLVVAQEFAAINDLEVRRTALQQIIGTTPASLATLRTGVTIAPPQPATIEPWISSAEQQNYGVTVQQLAVEIAKREIERNRAGHMPTVDLVASSTRQSQTAYGVTKNNAIGVQWSVPIFSGFQITSKVRETIALEEKARNDLEATKRSAAQNARQAYLGVNSGLAQVRALEAAEVSSKSALESNKLGYQVGVRINIDVLNAQRQLYSTQRDLSKARYDTIMNGLRLKAAAGSLKEEDLRPVNALLTN is encoded by the coding sequence ATGCAGAGACCCCTTATCGCCGTGCTGATCGCCAGCGCCTTCATGCTCAACGCAAAGGCGGCACAGGCGGCCGATCTTATCCAAGTCTACCAGCAGGCACTTGCGAACGACGCCACCTATGCGAGCGCCCGCAATTCGCTGACGGCGGGCCAGGAGCGGATCACCCAGGGGCGCTCGCTGCTGCTGCCGCAAATCGGGCTGAGCGGCAGCCACGTCAAGAACAACGGCGAGTTCTCGCCCGTGAACGAAGGCGCCACGACGATTGTCGATGGCGCGCCGGTGGTGGTCGGCGGCCGCAACGCCGACAACAGCCAGAACACCTACCAGCTGCAGCTGACGCAGCCGCTGTTCCGCTGGGCCAACTGGCAGCAGTACCAGCAGAGCAAGCTGGCCCAGGCCCAGGCCGAGGCGCAGTTCGCCCAGGCGCAGCAGGACCTGATCGTGCGGGTGGCGCAGGCCTATTTCGACGTGCTGACGGCGCAGGACAACCTGGCCTCGATCCAGGCTCAGAAGTCGGCCACGACGGAGCAGCTGGCGTCGGCCAAGCGCAACTTCGAGGTCGGCACGCAGACCATCACGGACACGCACGAAGCCCAGGCCGCGTATGACCTCGTCGTCGCGCAGGAATTCGCCGCGATCAACGACCTGGAAGTGCGCCGCACGGCGCTGCAGCAAATCATCGGCACGACGCCGGCCTCGCTGGCGACGCTGCGCACGGGCGTGACGATCGCGCCGCCGCAGCCGGCCACCATCGAGCCGTGGATCTCGTCGGCGGAGCAGCAGAACTACGGCGTCACGGTGCAGCAACTCGCCGTGGAGATCGCCAAGCGCGAGATCGAGCGCAACCGCGCCGGCCACATGCCGACCGTGGACCTGGTGGCGTCGTCCACGCGCCAGAGCCAGACGGCCTACGGCGTCACCAAAAACAACGCCATCGGCGTGCAGTGGAGCGTGCCGATCTTCAGCGGCTTCCAGATCACCAGCAAGGTGCGCGAGACGATCGCGCTGGAGGAGAAGGCGCGTAACGACCTGGAAGCGACCAAGCGCAGCGCCGCGCAGAACGCGCGCCAGGCCTACCTGGGCGTGAACAGCGGCCTGGCGCAGGTGCGCGCGCTGGAGGCGGCCGAGGTGTCGAGCAAGTCGGCGCTGGAATCGAACAAGCTGGGTTACCAGGTCGGTGTGCGCATCAATATCGACGTGCTGAACGCCCAGCGCCAGCTGTACTCGACCCAGCGCGACCTGTCCAAGGCGCGCTACGACACCATCATGAACGGCCTGCGCCTGAAGGCGGCGGCGGGCTCGTTGAAGGAAGAGGACCTGCGGCCGGTCAATGCGCTGCTGACCAACTGA